One window from the genome of Choloepus didactylus isolate mChoDid1 chromosome 2, mChoDid1.pri, whole genome shotgun sequence encodes:
- the CELF3 gene encoding CUGBP Elav-like family member 3 isoform X4, whose translation MNRPIQVKPADSESRGEDRKLFVGMLGKQQTDEDVRKMFEPFGTIDECTVLRGPDGTSKGCAFVKFQTHAEAQAAINTLHSSRTLPGASSSLVVKFADTEKERGLRRMQQVATQLGMFSPIALQFGAYSAYTQALMQQQAALVAAHSAYLSPMATMAAVQMQHMAAINANGLIATPITPSSGTSTPPAIAATPVSAIPAALGVNGYSPVPTQPTGQPAPDALYPNGVHPYPAQSPAAPVDPLQQAYAGMQHYTAAYPAAYSLVAPAFPQPPALVAQQPPPPPQQQQQQQQQQQQQREGPDGCNIFIYHLPQEFTDSEILQMFVPFGHVISAKVFVDRATNQSKCFGFVSFDNPASAQAAIQAMNGFQIGMKRLKVQLKRPKDANRPY comes from the exons aTGAACAGGCCCATCCAGGTCAAGCCAGCCGACAGCGAGAGCCGTGGAG AAGACCGGAAGCTCTTTGTGGGGATGCTAGGGAAGCAGCAGACAGATGAGGACGTCCGGAAGATGTTCGAGCCTTTTGGGACCATCGACGAGTGCACTGTGCTCCGGGGGCCAGATGGCACCAGCAAAG GCTGTGCCTTCGTGAAGTTCCAGACCCATGCCGAGGCCCAGGCGGCCATCAACACCCTCCACAGCAGCCGTACCCTGCCG GGTGCCTCGTCCAGCCTGGTGGTGAAATTTGCTGACACAGAGAAGGAGCGAGGTCTCCGCCGAATGCAGCAGGTGGCCACCCAGCTGGGCATGTTCAGCCCCATCGCCCTCCAGTTTGGAGCCTACAGCGCCTACACCCAGGCC CTGATGCAGCAGCAGGCGGCCCTGGTAGCGGCTCACAGTGCCTACCTCAGCCCCATGGCCACCATGGCTGCAGTGCAGATGCAGCACATGGCTGCCATCAACGCCAACGGCCTCATCGCCACCCCCATTACCCCATCCTCAG GAACCAGCACCCCTCCTGCCATCGCTGCTACGCCCGTCTCTGCCATCCCTGCTGCCCTGGGTGTCAACGGCTACAGCCCCGTGCCCACCCAGCCCACCGGGCAGCCTGCCCCTGATGCTCTGTATCCCAATGGGGTTCACCCCTACCCAG cccagagccccgcaGCCCCCGTGGACCCCCTGCAGCAGGCCTACGCGGGGATGCAGCACTACACAG CAGCCTACCCTGCGGCCTACAGCCTGGTTGCGCCCGCATTCCCGCAGCCTCCTGCCCTGGTGGCCCAGCAGCCCCCACCGCCccctcagcagcagcagcagcagcagcagcagcagcagcagcaacgaGAAG gccccgatgggtGCAACATCTTCATTTACCACCTGCCCCAGGAGTTCACCGACTCAGAGATCCTCCAGATGTTTGTCCCCTTTGGCCATGTCATCTCAGCCAAAGTCTTTGTTGATCGGGCCACCAATCAGAGCAAATGTTTTG GCTTTGTGAGTTTCGACAATCCAGCCAGTGCCCAGGCTGCCATCCAGGCCATGAACGGTTTCCAGATCGGCATGAAGCGCCTCAAAGTCCAGCTAAAGCGGCCCAAGGATGCCAACCGGCCCTACTGA
- the CELF3 gene encoding CUGBP Elav-like family member 3 isoform X5, translating to MNRPIQVKPADSESRGDRKLFVGMLGKQQTDEDVRKMFEPFGTIDECTVLRGPDGTSKGCAFVKFQTHAEAQAAINTLHSSRTLPGASSSLVVKFADTEKERGLRRMQQVATQLGMFSPIALQFGAYSAYTQALMQQQAALVAAHSAYLSPMATMAAVQMQHMAAINANGLIATPITPSSGTSTPPAIAATPVSAIPAALGVNGYSPVPTQPTGQPAPDALYPNGVHPYPAQSPAAPVDPLQQAYAGMQHYTAAYPAAYSLVAPAFPQPPALVAQQPPPPPQQQQQQQQQQQQQREGPDGCNIFIYHLPQEFTDSEILQMFVPFGHVISAKVFVDRATNQSKCFGFVSFDNPASAQAAIQAMNGFQIGMKRLKVQLKRPKDANRPY from the exons aTGAACAGGCCCATCCAGGTCAAGCCAGCCGACAGCGAGAGCCGTGGAG ACCGGAAGCTCTTTGTGGGGATGCTAGGGAAGCAGCAGACAGATGAGGACGTCCGGAAGATGTTCGAGCCTTTTGGGACCATCGACGAGTGCACTGTGCTCCGGGGGCCAGATGGCACCAGCAAAG GCTGTGCCTTCGTGAAGTTCCAGACCCATGCCGAGGCCCAGGCGGCCATCAACACCCTCCACAGCAGCCGTACCCTGCCG GGTGCCTCGTCCAGCCTGGTGGTGAAATTTGCTGACACAGAGAAGGAGCGAGGTCTCCGCCGAATGCAGCAGGTGGCCACCCAGCTGGGCATGTTCAGCCCCATCGCCCTCCAGTTTGGAGCCTACAGCGCCTACACCCAGGCC CTGATGCAGCAGCAGGCGGCCCTGGTAGCGGCTCACAGTGCCTACCTCAGCCCCATGGCCACCATGGCTGCAGTGCAGATGCAGCACATGGCTGCCATCAACGCCAACGGCCTCATCGCCACCCCCATTACCCCATCCTCAG GAACCAGCACCCCTCCTGCCATCGCTGCTACGCCCGTCTCTGCCATCCCTGCTGCCCTGGGTGTCAACGGCTACAGCCCCGTGCCCACCCAGCCCACCGGGCAGCCTGCCCCTGATGCTCTGTATCCCAATGGGGTTCACCCCTACCCAG cccagagccccgcaGCCCCCGTGGACCCCCTGCAGCAGGCCTACGCGGGGATGCAGCACTACACAG CAGCCTACCCTGCGGCCTACAGCCTGGTTGCGCCCGCATTCCCGCAGCCTCCTGCCCTGGTGGCCCAGCAGCCCCCACCGCCccctcagcagcagcagcagcagcagcagcagcagcagcagcaacgaGAAG gccccgatgggtGCAACATCTTCATTTACCACCTGCCCCAGGAGTTCACCGACTCAGAGATCCTCCAGATGTTTGTCCCCTTTGGCCATGTCATCTCAGCCAAAGTCTTTGTTGATCGGGCCACCAATCAGAGCAAATGTTTTG GCTTTGTGAGTTTCGACAATCCAGCCAGTGCCCAGGCTGCCATCCAGGCCATGAACGGTTTCCAGATCGGCATGAAGCGCCTCAAAGTCCAGCTAAAGCGGCCCAAGGATGCCAACCGGCCCTACTGA